The following coding sequences are from one Triticum aestivum cultivar Chinese Spring chromosome 5A, IWGSC CS RefSeq v2.1, whole genome shotgun sequence window:
- the LOC123105486 gene encoding LEAF RUST 10 DISEASE-RESISTANCEUS RECEPTOR-LIKE PROTEIN KINASE-like 1.5, which produces MPPRLLLLLLAAALPPPAAARLGDHEPPPPPHPRAHQHRAQSGGGTGGASRVLTTALVAAASLLAVLLLYLCVAIAVRRIRGKGDGRASRQQASQSSRAAAFLRRHGLHHSRPAFTYEQLRAATAGFDAARKLGDGGFGTVYLAYLPPAGRPAAVKRLHVPPAPSPSSATITKSFCNEVLILSALRHPHLVRLHGFCADPRALLLVYDFVPNGTLSHHLHRRGRGAAAAAPPPLPWRTRLAMAAQIASALEYLHFAVKPHVVHRDVTSSNIFVEADMRARLGDFGLSRLLATPDACSTATGREVVCCTAPQGTPGYLDPDYHRSFQLTEKSDVYSFGVVVLELVTGLRPVDVGRERRDVTLADWVVSKIQIGELREVVDPPVLDELPGVMPSVEAVAELAFRCVAPDKDDRPDAREALAELRRIQGMLPELSNHKDCS; this is translated from the coding sequence ATGCCCCCGCGTCTCCTGCTgctcctcctggccgccgccctccCGCCGCCGGCCGCGGCCCGGCTCGGCGACCACGAGCCCCCTCCCCCCCCGCACCCGCGCGCCCACCAGCACCGCGCCCAGAGCGGCGGCGGCACCGGGGGCGCGAGCCGCGTGCTCACCACCGCGCTCGTTGCCGCCGCGTCGCTCCTCGCCGTGCTCCTGCTCTACCTCTGCGTCGCCATCGCCGTGCGCCGCATACGCGGCAAGGGGGACGGGCGCGCGTCGCGGCAGCAGGCGTCGCAGTCCTCCCGCGCGGCCGCGTTCCTCCGCCGCCACGGCCTGCACCACAGCCGCCCGGCCTTCACCTACGAGCAGCTCCGCGCCGCCACGGCCGGGTTCGACGCCGCGCgcaagctcggggacggcggcttCGGGACGGTGTACCTGGCGTACCTCCCGCCCGCGGGCCGCCCCGCCGCGGTGAAGCGGCTCCACGTGCCGCCCGCCCCGTCCCCGTCCTCCGCCACCATCACCAAGTCCTTCTGCAACGAGGTGCTCATCCTCTCCGCgctccgccacccgcacctcgtCCGCCTCCACGGCTTCTGCGCCGACCCGCGCGCGCTGCTCCTCGTCTACGACTTCGTCCCCAACGGCACCCTCTCGCACCACCTCCACCGCCGGGGCCGCGGCGCCGCGGCCGCAGCGCCTCCGCCGCTCCCCTGGCGGACCCGGCTCGCCATGGCGGCCCAGATCGCGTCGGCGCTCGAGTACCTCCACTTCGCGGTCAAGCCGCACGTGGTCCACCGCGACGTCACCTCCTCTAACATCTTCGTGGAGGCGGACATGCGCGCCCGGCTCGGCGACTTCGGGCTGTCGCGGCTCCTGGCGACGCCCGACGCCTGCTCCACGGCGACCGGGCGGGAGGTGGTGTGCTGCACGGCGCCGCAGGGTACGCCGGGGTACCTGGACCCGGACTACCACCGGTCGTTCCAGCTGACGGAGAAgagcgacgtgtacagcttcggcgtggtggtgctggagctggtgaCGGGGCTGCGGCCCGTGGACGTGGGCAGGGAGCGGCGGGACGTGACGCTGGCGGACTGGGTGGTGTCCAAGATCCAGATCGGCGAGCTGAGGGAGGTGGTGGACCCGCCGGTGCTGGACGAGCTCCCCGGCGTGATGCCCAgcgtggaggcggtggcggagctGGCGTTCCGGTGCGTGGCGCCGGACAAGGACGACCGGCCCGACGCCCGGGAGGCGCTGGCGGAGCTGAGGAGGATCCAGGGGATGCTCCCCGAGCTGTCCAACCACAAGGACTGCTCTTGA